In Rosa chinensis cultivar Old Blush chromosome 1, RchiOBHm-V2, whole genome shotgun sequence, a genomic segment contains:
- the LOC112182640 gene encoding uncharacterized protein LOC112182640 isoform X1, which yields MEPDGAAPMQVESAADKSPNSELPPKSREEGELSSDDNDENPVLSVARSTSTTGPMLVPPVNKFTHGNQAGKAVSPASSADIQCQTSKQSTSQKSNDANRVPLKPATPGWRPPRAHSGPNNNLVISFSDDDSQSDSEEKERGKLKALQTKSNMARGNANGKPPISSLAKPNKLGQPARNVNKVMPKKLSMNRTFMTSMANIRGVNSRDSVPSSVEQGSRAGNFNSMNKNIVNRERGYELQDLRQQIALKETELKLKESELKLKSAQRTKESVTCKDENAKGLHRDGPGKYSTGYSDGMQTEPKEPDKKRIKVSGAFSTRLTTISPQELPVAKPLLPSKTPAMEDDTQLNTSKIDHLQKENQVRPTESSIVKWQDPNDKNVAGMLGNIHTGLKEGAGINAKYIQSDGRGKQMDSVNQAKSLANMTCIDFPNNLNSVELNHTNTNTNTNSGHPEPGSFFNNPTSGKNLMGSGDHQETISIDKRLEPSFYSKCQALLNNTNLSNCFGNANVTGDDNMKMQSLVQMEEMLDKNLEDAQEHRRRCEIEEQNALKAYRKAQRALLEANARCDVLYRKRELYSADFRAYIINNPSLLCSSRQNEQAGLGLDHPNNLSENVNLIPTSSHQMLPDQNDCNLAVIDSNIQCVNSSQIPNPYQHLSGENIGSEPCSEPDASTSEPVPLLGNTGTDGVCSPSNEPNGSANEDDDTFSFENESVQPNGECHLVDKQKETDNESNRIMSIDPNEESLLLEKALRSTLFAKLGTKNVLKNSVVCNGTGIAVEREAENDARSEEPQKVNGSSPVSEVEKNQQSDIEGVDVHEKSFTEAPLEIQRKHSIEHLSLNSHSSGYFEDRCSFGGDHSLTSMIFSPSYILSSAFGYMKVIDPNNVMEHQDRSQQSGTRDTNIEEGACINSGKVQFSSTMVDTTKKALVKLCDREDGSYTTGPAVDPFWPLCMYELRGKCNNDECPWQHVKDYSTTDMSPHQHDHSEIAGCQVGQTFCKEKCDGSAKVPWRHNCMTLPTYLVGLSTLKADLHSYDSVLARRNGECWKKCFSLFLALSKSFQKDFPTDGPVSHGNDGRIEVPVSWNRQSSYFQSRNSGVNQPDQALADNEQYLEKALLIFSQEVNALEGMKKALPVLARALEADPTSVVLWVFYLLIYYSNMKSVGKDDMFSCAVNYNDQSYELWIMFINSRVRLSDRLVTYDLALSALCRHASSAKDKVHASACILDLVLQMVDCLCMSGNVERAIQKICGLFSAATNIYDPDSPLLTDMPKCLTSHDKCILGVCCVYLVIYRKLPDAVVLQFECQKELFAIEWPSIELTDNEKQRAVKLMEAVEDSVCQSLDKGDFNLSLAHFFALSHLRCMAAIDSLERCSNLLGKYLKMFPSCLELVLISARAQKHAPGDSLFDGFEEALNNWPKEVPGIQCIWNQYVVYAFQKGQFDFGKELIGRWFHSFWQVHCIRNGTLDDMECDNSDGSLGLASDSFLQTLNTDSKQMDVMFGYLNLSLYKLIQNDQIEARLALERALKAAVPEYSKHCMREHALFMLSEESGFKENGCPSVMEKILKRYIGDAEVFRSSEPLSRQFIANIKKPRVRQLVSNAFSPFSSDFALVNSVLEVLYGPSLLPKKTGKTKCLVDFVEAILDITPSNYQLAISVCKLLITGNNVTDITSVSVLFWASSNLVSAIFRAVPIPPEYVWVEAADILGNMVNVEVISERFYKRALSVYPFSVKLWKSYYMLSMMTTGNMNTVVETAKEKGIELD from the exons ATGGAGCCCGACGGCGCAGCGCCGATGCAGGTCGAGTCCGCGGCGGACAAAAGCCCTAACTCGGAGCTCCCTCCCAAATCCAGAGAAGAAGGCGAGCTATCTTCGGATGATAATGAC GAAAATCCTGTTCTCTCGGTTGCACGTTCCACTAGTACTACAGGGCCCATGCTGGTTCCACCAGTGAACAAATTCACCCATGGGAATCAAGCGG GGAAGGCTGTATCTCCTGCAAGCTCTGCTGATATTCAGTGCCAAACCTCCAAGCAATCTACTTCCCAGAAGAGCAATGATGCAAACAGAGTACCCTTAAAACCTGCTACACCTGGATGGCGTCCTCCACGTGCCCACTCGGGGCCCAACAATAATCTTGTGATAAGCTTCTCAGATGATGACAGTCAGAGTGATTCTGAAGAAAAAGAGCGTGGGAAACTAAAAGCTTTACAAACTAAAAGTAATATGGCTCGAGGGAATGCTAATGGAAAACCACCCATTTCTTCACTTGCAAAACCAAACAAGTTGGGACAGCCTGCCAGAAATGTGAACAAAGTAATGCCCAAAAAGTTGTCTATGAATCGCACATTTATGACATCAATGGCGAATATCCGTGGAGTGAATTCTAGAGATTCTGTGCCTTCATCAGTTGAGCAAGGATCTCGAGCTGGAAATTTCAATTCCATGAACAAAAATATAGTGAACAGAGAGCGTGGATATGAACTTCAAGACTTGCGACAGCAGATTGCACTGAAGGAGACTGAACTGAAGCTCAAGGAAAGTGAACTGAAGCTTAAGTCTGCCCAGCGAACTAAGGAATCAGTTACATGCAAGGATGAGAATGCTAAGGGCCTGCACAGAGATGGACCTGGTAAGTACAGTACAGGATATTCTGATGGTATGCAGACAGAACCAAAAGAGCCAGATAAAAAGCGTATAAAAGTCAGCGGTGCTTTTTCGACTCGGCTAACTACAATAAGCCCACAAGAATTACCTGTTGCAAAACCTTTATTACCGTCAAAAACCCCAGCAATGGAGGACGATACTCAATTGAACACCAGTAAGATTGATCATctccaaaaagaaaatcaagtgcGTCCAACAGAGTCGAGCATTGTAAAATGGCAAGATCCTAATGATAAAAATGTTGCTGGAATGTTGGGTAATATACATACTGGACTGAAAGAAG GTGCTGGCATCAATGCTAAATATATCCAGTCCGATGGGAGGGGTAAGCAGATGGATTCTGTTAACCAGGCTAAATCACTGGCAAATATGACGTGCATTGATTTTCCAAATAACTTG AATAGTGTGGAGTTGAATCATACAAATACTAACACAAACACAAATAGCGGCCATCCAGAACCTGGATCCTTCTTCAACAATCCAACATCAGGAAAGAATTTAATGGGAAGTGGTGACCATCAGGAAACCATATCCATTGACAAGAGACTTGAACCCTCATTCTACAGTAAATGTCAG GCACTCCTAAACAACACAAACCTCTCGAACTGTTTTGGTAATGCAAACGTTACAGGAGATGACAACATGAAGATGCAGTCATTGGTTCAAATGGAGGAAATGCTAGACAAGAATCTGGAGGATGCACAAGAGCATAGGCGAAGGTGTgaaattgaagaacaaaatgCTCTTAAAGCTTATCGTAAAGCGCAGAGGGCTCTTCTTGAGGCGAATGCTAGGTGTGATGTTCTTTATCGGAAAAGGGAACTATATTCTGCTGACTTCCGTGCTTACATTATTAACAATCCCAGTTTGTTATGTTCCTCAAGGCAGAATGAACAAGCTGGACTTGGGTTGGATCACCCTAATAACTTGTCTGAAAATGTGAATTTGATACCCACGTCAAGCCATCAGATGCTGCCGGACCAGAATGACTGCAATCTAGCGGTTATTGATTCCAACATCCAATGTGTTAACAGCTCTCAGATCCCGAATCCCTACCAGCATTTGAGTGGAGAAAACATTGGCTCAGAACCATGCAGTGAACCTGACGCTAGTACATCTGAGCCAGTGCCTCTTCTGGGCAATACTGGCACAGATGGAGTTTGCTCTCCATCCAATGAACCAAATGGTTCAGCAAATGAAGATGATGATACATTTTCATTCGAAAATGAATCTGTTCAACCCAATGGTGAATGCCATCTTGTAGACAAACAAAAGGAGACAGATAATGAATCAAATAGGATAATGTCTATTGACCCCAACGAGGAATCTTTACTTCTCGAAAAAGCTTTGAGGTCTACACTATTTGCAAAGCTAggaacaaaaaatgtgttgaaGAACAGTGTTGTATGTAATGGCACAGGGATTGCAGTGGAACGAGAGGCTGAAAATGATGCGAGAAGTGAAGAACCACAAAAAGTAAACGGCAGTTCTCCCGTCTCAGAGGTGGAGAAAAATCAACAATCTGATATTGAGG GCGTTGATGTGCATGAAAAAAGTTTCACTGAGGCTCCTCTTGAGATCCAGAGAAAGCATTCCATCGAACATTTGTCTTTGAATTCTCATTCCAGTGGATATTTTGAGGACAGATGTTCCTTTGGAGGTGACCACTCATTGACTTCTATGATCTTTTCGCCTTCCTACATCTTGAGTAGTGCTTTTGGGTATATGAAGGTTATAGACCCAAACAATGTGATGGAACATCAGGACAGAAGTCAACAGAGTGGAACTCGTGATACTAATATTGAAGAAGGTGCTTGTATAAACTCTGGTAAAGTGCAGTTTAGCAGTACCATGGTAGACACAACGAAAAAGGCTCTGGTGAAATTATGTGATAGAGAAGATGGCTCTTATACCACTGGTCCTGCTGTTGATCCCTTTTGGCCACTTTGCATGTATGAGCTACGAGGAAAATGCAACAATGATGAGTGTCCTTGGCAGCATGTTAAGGACTACTCTACCACCGATATGTCTCCACATCAGCATGATCATTCTGAAATTGCTG GTTGTCAGGTTGGACAAACGTTTTGCAAAGAAAAGTGTGATGGTTCAGCAAAAGTTCCCTGGCGTCACAATTGTATGACTTTACCAACTTACCTTGTTGGCTTAAGTACTCTAAAAGCTGATCTGCATTCATATGATTCTGTTCTAGCACGGAGAAATGGTGAATGCTGGAAGAAGTGTTTCAGCCTTTTCTTAGCATTGTCAAAGTCGTTTCAAAAAGATTTTCCTACAGATGGACCGGTCTCGCATGGAAATGACGGCCGCATTGAGGTCCCTGTGAGTTGGAACAGACAGTCATCGTATTTCCAGAGTAGAAATAGCGGAGtg AATCAACCGGATCAAGCTTTGGCTGACAATGAGCAATACCTGGAAAAGGCTCTTTTAATTTTCAGTCAGGAGGTCAATGCACTTGAGGGTATGAAAAAG GCTCTTCCTGTATTGGCACGTGCTCTTGAGGCTGATCCAACATCCGTAGTTCTCTGGGTCTTTTATCTACTTATTTACTATAGCAATATGAAGTCAGTAGGGAAGGATGACATGTTCTCTTGTGCG gTCAACTACAATGATCAATCTTATGAACTTTGGATTATGTTCATCAACAGTCGGGTGCGGCTAAGTGACCGATTGGTTACCTACGATCTTGCCCTCTCAGCACTGTGCCGCCATGCTTCTTCTGCCAAAGATAAAGTGCATGCTAGTGCTTGTATCTTAGACTTAGTTTTGCAAATGGTGGACTGTCTATGCATGTCTGGGAATGTTGAGAGGGCCATTCAGAAAATTTGTGGACTCTTCTCTGCTGCCACAAATATTTATGACCCCGATTCTCCATTGCTTACTGATATGCCCAAATGCCTAACAAGTCATGACAAATGTATTTTGGGGGTGTGTTGTGTTTACTTGGTTATCTATAGGAAACTTCCTGATGCTGTAGTACTGCAGTTTGAATGTCAGAAAGAACTGTTTGCAATAGAATGGCCTTCTATTGAATTAACAGATAATGAAAAGCAGAGGGCTGTCAAACTGATGGAAGCAGTAGAAGATTCTGTATGTCAATCGCTGGATAAAGGTGATTTTAATCTCAGTTTGGCACATTTTTTTGCTCTGAGCCACTTAAGGTGCATGGCAGCTATTGACAGCTTAGAAAGGTGTAGTAATCTTCTGGGTAAATATCTTAAAATGTTCCCGTCCTGCTTAGAGCTTGTTCTAATATCGGCAAGGGCCCAAAAACATGCTCCTGGTGATTCGCTTTTTGACGGATTTGAGGAAGCCCTAAATAATTGGCCAAAAGAAGTCCCGGGAATTCAATGCATCTGGAATCAGTATGTTGTATATGCCTTTCAGAAAGGACAATTTGATTTTGGTAAAGAACTTATAGGCCGTTGGTTTCATTCTTTTTGGCAAGTTCATTGTATTCGAAATGGTACATTAGATGACATGGAGTGTGATAACTCAGATGGCTCACTAGGATTGGCTTCGGATTCATTTCTGCAGACACTTAATACTGATTCTAAGCAGATGGACGTAATGTTTGGATATCTTAATCTCTCGCTGTATAAGTTAATCCAAAATGATCAGATAGAAGCTCGCTTAGCCCTCGAGAGGGCATTGAAGGCTGCTGTGCCAGAATATTCAAAGCATTGCATGAGGGAGCATGCATTATTTATGCTAAGTGAGGAATCAGGATTTAAGGAGAATGGTTGTCCTAGTGTCATGGAGAAGATTTTGAAACGTTACATAGGTGATGCCGAAGTTTTCCGTTCATCTGAGCCATTATCTAGGCAGTTTATTGCCAACATCAAGAAGCCAAGAGTACGACAGCTGGTTAGTAACGCATTCAGTCCATTCTCATCTGATTTTGCTCTTGTAAATTCAGTTCTTGAAGTGTTGTATGGACCTTCTCTTTTACCGAAAAAGACTGGTAAGACAAAATGTCTGGTGGATTTTGTTGAAGCTATCTTGGATATAACTCCATCCAACTATCAGTTAGCTATTTCTGTCTGTAAGCTGTTAATTACTGGCAACAATGTGACTGATATTACTTCAGTCAGTGTTTTGTTCTGGGCTAGCTCAAACTTGGTCAGTGCAATCTTTCGTGCAGTCCCAATTCCGCCAGAGTATGTATGGGTAGAAGCTGCAGACATATTGGGCAATATGGTGAATGTTGAGGTTATTTCTGAGAGGTTTTATAAGAGAGCTTTATCTGTATATCCTTTCTCTGTCAAGTTGTGGAAATCGTATTACATGCTTTCTATGATGACTACAGGGAATATGAACACTGTTGTGGAAACAGCAAAGGAAAAAGGTATAGAACTTGATTAA
- the LOC112182640 gene encoding uncharacterized protein LOC112182640 isoform X2 yields MEPDGAAPMQVESAADKSPNSELPPKSREEGELSSDDNDENPVLSVARSTSTTGPMLVPPVNKFTHGNQAGKAVSPASSADIQCQTSKQSTSQKSNDANRVPLKPATPGWRPPRAHSGPNNNLVISFSDDDSQSDSEEKERGKLKALQTKSNMARGNANGKPPISSLAKPNKLGQPARNVNKVMPKKLSMNRTFMTSMANIRGVNSRDSVPSSVEQGSRAGNFNSMNKNIVNRERGYELQDLRQQIALKETELKLKESELKLKSAQRTKESVTCKDENAKGLHRDGPGKYSTGYSDGMQTEPKEPDKKRIKVSGAFSTRLTTISPQELPVAKPLLPSKTPAMEDDTQLNTSKIDHLQKENQVRPTESSIVKWQDPNDKNVAGMLGNIHTGLKEGAGINAKYIQSDGRGKQMDSVNQAKSLANMTCIDFPNNLNSVELNHTNTNTNTNSGHPEPGSFFNNPTSGKNLMGSGDHQETISIDKRLEPSFYSKCQALLNNTNLSNCFGNANVTGDDNMKMQSLVQMEEMLDKNLEDAQEHRRRCEIEEQNALKAYRKAQRALLEANARCDVLYRKRELYSADFRAYIINNPSLLCSSRQNEQAGLGLDHPNNLSENVNLIPTSSHQMLPDQNDCNLAVIDSNIQCVNSSQIPNPYQHLSGENIGSEPCSEPDASTSEPVPLLGNTGTDGVCSPSNEPNGSANEDDDTFSFENESVQPNGECHLVDKQKETDNESNRIMSIDPNEESLLLEKALRSTLFAKLGTKNVLKNSVVCNGTGIAVEREAENDARSEEPQKVNGSSPVSEVEKNQQSDIEGVDVHEKSFTEAPLEIQRKHSIEHLSLNSHSSGYFEDRCSFGGDHSLTSMIFSPSYILSSAFGYMKVIDPNNVMEHQDRSQQSGTRDTNIEEGACINSGKVQFSSTMVDTTKKALVKLCDREDGSYTTGPAVDPFWPLCMYELRGKCNNDECPWQHVKDYSTTDMSPHQHDHSEIAGCQVGQTFCKEKCDGSAKVPWRHNCMTLPTYLVGLSTLKADLHSYDSVLARRNGECWKKCFSLFLALSKSFQKDFPTDGPVSHGNDGRIEVPNQPDQALADNEQYLEKALLIFSQEVNALEGMKKALPVLARALEADPTSVVLWVFYLLIYYSNMKSVGKDDMFSCAVNYNDQSYELWIMFINSRVRLSDRLVTYDLALSALCRHASSAKDKVHASACILDLVLQMVDCLCMSGNVERAIQKICGLFSAATNIYDPDSPLLTDMPKCLTSHDKCILGVCCVYLVIYRKLPDAVVLQFECQKELFAIEWPSIELTDNEKQRAVKLMEAVEDSVCQSLDKGDFNLSLAHFFALSHLRCMAAIDSLERCSNLLGKYLKMFPSCLELVLISARAQKHAPGDSLFDGFEEALNNWPKEVPGIQCIWNQYVVYAFQKGQFDFGKELIGRWFHSFWQVHCIRNGTLDDMECDNSDGSLGLASDSFLQTLNTDSKQMDVMFGYLNLSLYKLIQNDQIEARLALERALKAAVPEYSKHCMREHALFMLSEESGFKENGCPSVMEKILKRYIGDAEVFRSSEPLSRQFIANIKKPRVRQLVSNAFSPFSSDFALVNSVLEVLYGPSLLPKKTGKTKCLVDFVEAILDITPSNYQLAISVCKLLITGNNVTDITSVSVLFWASSNLVSAIFRAVPIPPEYVWVEAADILGNMVNVEVISERFYKRALSVYPFSVKLWKSYYMLSMMTTGNMNTVVETAKEKGIELD; encoded by the exons ATGGAGCCCGACGGCGCAGCGCCGATGCAGGTCGAGTCCGCGGCGGACAAAAGCCCTAACTCGGAGCTCCCTCCCAAATCCAGAGAAGAAGGCGAGCTATCTTCGGATGATAATGAC GAAAATCCTGTTCTCTCGGTTGCACGTTCCACTAGTACTACAGGGCCCATGCTGGTTCCACCAGTGAACAAATTCACCCATGGGAATCAAGCGG GGAAGGCTGTATCTCCTGCAAGCTCTGCTGATATTCAGTGCCAAACCTCCAAGCAATCTACTTCCCAGAAGAGCAATGATGCAAACAGAGTACCCTTAAAACCTGCTACACCTGGATGGCGTCCTCCACGTGCCCACTCGGGGCCCAACAATAATCTTGTGATAAGCTTCTCAGATGATGACAGTCAGAGTGATTCTGAAGAAAAAGAGCGTGGGAAACTAAAAGCTTTACAAACTAAAAGTAATATGGCTCGAGGGAATGCTAATGGAAAACCACCCATTTCTTCACTTGCAAAACCAAACAAGTTGGGACAGCCTGCCAGAAATGTGAACAAAGTAATGCCCAAAAAGTTGTCTATGAATCGCACATTTATGACATCAATGGCGAATATCCGTGGAGTGAATTCTAGAGATTCTGTGCCTTCATCAGTTGAGCAAGGATCTCGAGCTGGAAATTTCAATTCCATGAACAAAAATATAGTGAACAGAGAGCGTGGATATGAACTTCAAGACTTGCGACAGCAGATTGCACTGAAGGAGACTGAACTGAAGCTCAAGGAAAGTGAACTGAAGCTTAAGTCTGCCCAGCGAACTAAGGAATCAGTTACATGCAAGGATGAGAATGCTAAGGGCCTGCACAGAGATGGACCTGGTAAGTACAGTACAGGATATTCTGATGGTATGCAGACAGAACCAAAAGAGCCAGATAAAAAGCGTATAAAAGTCAGCGGTGCTTTTTCGACTCGGCTAACTACAATAAGCCCACAAGAATTACCTGTTGCAAAACCTTTATTACCGTCAAAAACCCCAGCAATGGAGGACGATACTCAATTGAACACCAGTAAGATTGATCATctccaaaaagaaaatcaagtgcGTCCAACAGAGTCGAGCATTGTAAAATGGCAAGATCCTAATGATAAAAATGTTGCTGGAATGTTGGGTAATATACATACTGGACTGAAAGAAG GTGCTGGCATCAATGCTAAATATATCCAGTCCGATGGGAGGGGTAAGCAGATGGATTCTGTTAACCAGGCTAAATCACTGGCAAATATGACGTGCATTGATTTTCCAAATAACTTG AATAGTGTGGAGTTGAATCATACAAATACTAACACAAACACAAATAGCGGCCATCCAGAACCTGGATCCTTCTTCAACAATCCAACATCAGGAAAGAATTTAATGGGAAGTGGTGACCATCAGGAAACCATATCCATTGACAAGAGACTTGAACCCTCATTCTACAGTAAATGTCAG GCACTCCTAAACAACACAAACCTCTCGAACTGTTTTGGTAATGCAAACGTTACAGGAGATGACAACATGAAGATGCAGTCATTGGTTCAAATGGAGGAAATGCTAGACAAGAATCTGGAGGATGCACAAGAGCATAGGCGAAGGTGTgaaattgaagaacaaaatgCTCTTAAAGCTTATCGTAAAGCGCAGAGGGCTCTTCTTGAGGCGAATGCTAGGTGTGATGTTCTTTATCGGAAAAGGGAACTATATTCTGCTGACTTCCGTGCTTACATTATTAACAATCCCAGTTTGTTATGTTCCTCAAGGCAGAATGAACAAGCTGGACTTGGGTTGGATCACCCTAATAACTTGTCTGAAAATGTGAATTTGATACCCACGTCAAGCCATCAGATGCTGCCGGACCAGAATGACTGCAATCTAGCGGTTATTGATTCCAACATCCAATGTGTTAACAGCTCTCAGATCCCGAATCCCTACCAGCATTTGAGTGGAGAAAACATTGGCTCAGAACCATGCAGTGAACCTGACGCTAGTACATCTGAGCCAGTGCCTCTTCTGGGCAATACTGGCACAGATGGAGTTTGCTCTCCATCCAATGAACCAAATGGTTCAGCAAATGAAGATGATGATACATTTTCATTCGAAAATGAATCTGTTCAACCCAATGGTGAATGCCATCTTGTAGACAAACAAAAGGAGACAGATAATGAATCAAATAGGATAATGTCTATTGACCCCAACGAGGAATCTTTACTTCTCGAAAAAGCTTTGAGGTCTACACTATTTGCAAAGCTAggaacaaaaaatgtgttgaaGAACAGTGTTGTATGTAATGGCACAGGGATTGCAGTGGAACGAGAGGCTGAAAATGATGCGAGAAGTGAAGAACCACAAAAAGTAAACGGCAGTTCTCCCGTCTCAGAGGTGGAGAAAAATCAACAATCTGATATTGAGG GCGTTGATGTGCATGAAAAAAGTTTCACTGAGGCTCCTCTTGAGATCCAGAGAAAGCATTCCATCGAACATTTGTCTTTGAATTCTCATTCCAGTGGATATTTTGAGGACAGATGTTCCTTTGGAGGTGACCACTCATTGACTTCTATGATCTTTTCGCCTTCCTACATCTTGAGTAGTGCTTTTGGGTATATGAAGGTTATAGACCCAAACAATGTGATGGAACATCAGGACAGAAGTCAACAGAGTGGAACTCGTGATACTAATATTGAAGAAGGTGCTTGTATAAACTCTGGTAAAGTGCAGTTTAGCAGTACCATGGTAGACACAACGAAAAAGGCTCTGGTGAAATTATGTGATAGAGAAGATGGCTCTTATACCACTGGTCCTGCTGTTGATCCCTTTTGGCCACTTTGCATGTATGAGCTACGAGGAAAATGCAACAATGATGAGTGTCCTTGGCAGCATGTTAAGGACTACTCTACCACCGATATGTCTCCACATCAGCATGATCATTCTGAAATTGCTG GTTGTCAGGTTGGACAAACGTTTTGCAAAGAAAAGTGTGATGGTTCAGCAAAAGTTCCCTGGCGTCACAATTGTATGACTTTACCAACTTACCTTGTTGGCTTAAGTACTCTAAAAGCTGATCTGCATTCATATGATTCTGTTCTAGCACGGAGAAATGGTGAATGCTGGAAGAAGTGTTTCAGCCTTTTCTTAGCATTGTCAAAGTCGTTTCAAAAAGATTTTCCTACAGATGGACCGGTCTCGCATGGAAATGACGGCCGCATTGAGGTCCCT AATCAACCGGATCAAGCTTTGGCTGACAATGAGCAATACCTGGAAAAGGCTCTTTTAATTTTCAGTCAGGAGGTCAATGCACTTGAGGGTATGAAAAAG GCTCTTCCTGTATTGGCACGTGCTCTTGAGGCTGATCCAACATCCGTAGTTCTCTGGGTCTTTTATCTACTTATTTACTATAGCAATATGAAGTCAGTAGGGAAGGATGACATGTTCTCTTGTGCG gTCAACTACAATGATCAATCTTATGAACTTTGGATTATGTTCATCAACAGTCGGGTGCGGCTAAGTGACCGATTGGTTACCTACGATCTTGCCCTCTCAGCACTGTGCCGCCATGCTTCTTCTGCCAAAGATAAAGTGCATGCTAGTGCTTGTATCTTAGACTTAGTTTTGCAAATGGTGGACTGTCTATGCATGTCTGGGAATGTTGAGAGGGCCATTCAGAAAATTTGTGGACTCTTCTCTGCTGCCACAAATATTTATGACCCCGATTCTCCATTGCTTACTGATATGCCCAAATGCCTAACAAGTCATGACAAATGTATTTTGGGGGTGTGTTGTGTTTACTTGGTTATCTATAGGAAACTTCCTGATGCTGTAGTACTGCAGTTTGAATGTCAGAAAGAACTGTTTGCAATAGAATGGCCTTCTATTGAATTAACAGATAATGAAAAGCAGAGGGCTGTCAAACTGATGGAAGCAGTAGAAGATTCTGTATGTCAATCGCTGGATAAAGGTGATTTTAATCTCAGTTTGGCACATTTTTTTGCTCTGAGCCACTTAAGGTGCATGGCAGCTATTGACAGCTTAGAAAGGTGTAGTAATCTTCTGGGTAAATATCTTAAAATGTTCCCGTCCTGCTTAGAGCTTGTTCTAATATCGGCAAGGGCCCAAAAACATGCTCCTGGTGATTCGCTTTTTGACGGATTTGAGGAAGCCCTAAATAATTGGCCAAAAGAAGTCCCGGGAATTCAATGCATCTGGAATCAGTATGTTGTATATGCCTTTCAGAAAGGACAATTTGATTTTGGTAAAGAACTTATAGGCCGTTGGTTTCATTCTTTTTGGCAAGTTCATTGTATTCGAAATGGTACATTAGATGACATGGAGTGTGATAACTCAGATGGCTCACTAGGATTGGCTTCGGATTCATTTCTGCAGACACTTAATACTGATTCTAAGCAGATGGACGTAATGTTTGGATATCTTAATCTCTCGCTGTATAAGTTAATCCAAAATGATCAGATAGAAGCTCGCTTAGCCCTCGAGAGGGCATTGAAGGCTGCTGTGCCAGAATATTCAAAGCATTGCATGAGGGAGCATGCATTATTTATGCTAAGTGAGGAATCAGGATTTAAGGAGAATGGTTGTCCTAGTGTCATGGAGAAGATTTTGAAACGTTACATAGGTGATGCCGAAGTTTTCCGTTCATCTGAGCCATTATCTAGGCAGTTTATTGCCAACATCAAGAAGCCAAGAGTACGACAGCTGGTTAGTAACGCATTCAGTCCATTCTCATCTGATTTTGCTCTTGTAAATTCAGTTCTTGAAGTGTTGTATGGACCTTCTCTTTTACCGAAAAAGACTGGTAAGACAAAATGTCTGGTGGATTTTGTTGAAGCTATCTTGGATATAACTCCATCCAACTATCAGTTAGCTATTTCTGTCTGTAAGCTGTTAATTACTGGCAACAATGTGACTGATATTACTTCAGTCAGTGTTTTGTTCTGGGCTAGCTCAAACTTGGTCAGTGCAATCTTTCGTGCAGTCCCAATTCCGCCAGAGTATGTATGGGTAGAAGCTGCAGACATATTGGGCAATATGGTGAATGTTGAGGTTATTTCTGAGAGGTTTTATAAGAGAGCTTTATCTGTATATCCTTTCTCTGTCAAGTTGTGGAAATCGTATTACATGCTTTCTATGATGACTACAGGGAATATGAACACTGTTGTGGAAACAGCAAAGGAAAAAGGTATAGAACTTGATTAA